A segment of the Bacteroides acidifaciens genome:
TCATCAGTATTTCTGTGGATACTTTTAAAGGAATTCCTTTTTATACACAATCGTCGTACATGAAAACCCAATTATGGATTTGTCTTTGGTTTCTTTTCGATTTTGTGTTGGAATTCTTTTTGTCGAAACACAAGGGACGCTATCTGCGGACACATTTCATCTTTCTGCTCGTAGCTATCCCGTATCAGAACATTATTGCTTATTATGGTTGGACATTCTCGCCCGAAGTCACGTACCTGCTTCGTTTCATTCCTTTGTTGAGAGGCGGATATGCGCTTGCCATTGTGGTGGGATGGCTTACTTACAACCAGGCTTCGAGCCTGTTTGTGTCTTATCTGACTATGTTGTTGGCGACGGTTTATTTTTCCAGCCTTGCGTTTTTTGTGCTTGAGCATAAAGTGAACCCGTTGGTCAATGGTTATGGGGACGCTTTGTGGTGGGCTTTTATGGACGTGACTACTGTCGGGTCAAATATTATCGCCATGACGACTACCGGAAGAGTACTTTCCGTATTGTTGGCAGCTCTGGGTATGATGATGTTCCCGATTTTTACAGTCTATATTACGAACCTGATTCAGCAATCCAACAAGCGGAAGAAGCAATATTACGAAGCAGAAGAACAGCAGAAAAAAACGAGTGTGCAGAAAGCGTCCGCAGCGGAGAAGCCTGCGGTGCAAGATGTGCAAGGGTGATAGGAGACTACTCATGATATATAATGGGTTGAATATCAATGGTAATTTATTATTCTTAATAGCTGTGTGATTTTTCTTTATAAGCATAGGGGGGACATGTGTCGAGAAAGGCGTATTACTTTTTTATCTTTGCAACAGATACATTGATAAGGACTTTATGATACTGTCGATATTGATAAAGACATTTGGTATGAAGTCTTAACTGGATGGGGAATAAAAAAGGTTACTATCTGAGGATGGTAACCTTTATTTTTCTCATAGAGGGTATTTTTTAGTCGGTAATAGTGATATGGTCGCGACCGAATACATTCAATCCCAGTTTGTTCATGATGTACTGGATAGCCAACTGTGCTTTTACAGAGTTGCCCGACCCATCCAAGGGGGGAGCGAATGCTGCGATACCGAATTGTCCGGGCAATATACCCATCACGCCACCACCTACACCTGTTTTAGCAGGGATACCGGAAGTGTACATCCAGTCGCCGGTATGTTCGTAGAAACCTACTGCGGCAATCATGGCTGTGATTTTAGGAGCGAGGCTGGCATCGAAAACTTCTTTCTTGGTCACAGGGTTCACACCACTGTTGGCGATTGTTCCGGCTGCGATAGATAGTTGCAATGCAGTAACTCCCAGTGAGCACTGGCGGGTATAAAGGTCTAACGACATATCGGGGTCGTCATAGATACGGTTGTAGTTCTTCAGCAACCAGGCGATAGAGCGATTGTTGAAGTTCGTATCCGATTCGGATTTATACAATTCGTCAATCAATTGGGGAGCGCTGCCGCACAAATCGGTTATGTTTCCTACAATGGCGTCCCATTTCTGGGCTGAGTCACCGATAGGTTTCACCATACTGCAAGCAGAGATAGCACCGGCGTTTACCAACGGGGTAGACGGATGATCATTCTCCAGCAAGATGGCGATAATTGAGTTGAAAGGCAGGCCTGTTGCGTCGGCTCCGATTTTCTCCAGCATCTCCTTGGCGCCATATTGGCGCAATGCCAGAATAGCCGTATGTACTTTGGATACGGATTCTATGCCGAAGCGGTAGTCGGTATCTCCCACATGGATGGTCTGCCCGTTGAGCAGGCAGACACTGATTCCAAAGAGATTCTTGTTGACATTTGCCAGGTAAGGGATATAGTCGGCGTTTTTACCGCCGGTATTGGTCTTTACTTGATCGTATGCCTCCTGTACCACTTCCTGTAATTGGGCGAGTGTTACTTTTTTATCCATAGATCTTTATTATTTAACTGTTTTGTGACGGCGGCCGCCATGGTTGAACATTTTGGCTTCTACCGGAAGATTCTTGTCCTGTGCCATGCGGGTAGGAGTCGGGTATTCCAGTTTTTCGAGTTCCGCGATAGCGTTGTTGATGTCTCCCAGCAACATGTCTGCCATGTCGCGGCTGAATCCTTGGCGGACAACGACACGCATTACTACATAACTTTCCAGTTTGGAGGGCAATGTGTATGCGGGAACCATCCAACCGTGTTGGGACAGCTTGTCTTGTAAGTCGTACAAAGTCCATTTGGCAGATTTTGCATATTCCGGTTTCAAGTACCAGATGAACAATGGGTTCACTACATCTTCGGAGTAGTTGACGAACGGAACCATCTTAGCGATTTCATCATGGATGTACTTGGCAATCATCAAAGAATTGTACTGTACTTCTTTGTATCCTTGGAATCCTAAACGGATGAATTGGTAATATTGTCCTAGAATCTGAGCAGCAGGACGAGAGAAGTTCAAACCTACCTGAGTAATATTAGCACCCAGATAATTTACGCTGAATGACATTTCTTCGGGCAGATATTCTTTGCCTTTCCAGCAGACCCAACCAAGCCCCGGATATACCAGACCGAACTTATGACCGGATACACTGATAGAAAGTACCCATTTCAAACGGAAGTCCCATTTCTTTTCAGGATAAAGGAAAGGTAGAATGAAACCACCACTTGCGGCATCTACGTGGATAGGAATGTCATAACCGGTCTTGGCGTTGTAAGCATCGAGTGCTTTGTCCAATGCTTCGACATCGTCGTTCAGCCCTGTCCATGTAACACCTTGGATAGGTACGATACAGATGGTGTTTTCATCACACATCTTCAATGCTTCTTCGGGGTCGAGTGTGGTCTTGTCGAGAGTCAAAGGCACTTCACGCATTTCGATCTGCCACAACTGTGCGAACTTTTCCCAAACAACCTGGAAACCTGTAGAAATAACAAAGTTTGGTTTGTCGAACGGTTTGCCCTGAGCTTGTCTTTTCTTACGCCAGCGCAACCAGGCGGCTACACCACCCAACATACATGCTTCGGAAGAACCGATAGCCAATGCACCGGTTTTCCAAGTATCTTTTTCCGGAGAGTTCCACAAGTTGGCGACGATATTGATACATTTACCATTCATCACTGCGATACGCGGATACTCTGTTTCATCAATGTAGTTGATATTGATGGCTTCGTTCATCAGTTTGGTGGCATATTCATCCATGTAGGTGGTAACGAAAGTAGCCAGGTTCAATCGGGGTTGAGTCTGGGCGAATGTTTCGTCTTTTACCATTTGATAAGCGACCTCAGGAGTTGTCGGTCCATCAGGTATTTTCTCTACCGGAGCGGGTTGTAACATTTTGTCTGAACCAAATACATCAGTTTTTGCATCACCTTTTCTGAAATTTAAATCTTCCATACTTAATTTATTTTTTAAAGGTTTAGGGCGATGGGGATTTTCCCCGTCGAATTTCCCACAACAACAGCGGCTGGTATTGAAAGTTTGCGGCTTTTACATTATTTGGCGTTTATTAAGGGCGGATTTTTTATAGGCATGAGGACGACTGAGAAAATACAAGGCTGTAAATTGCACGCTTTGAACTTTATATGGAAAGTATTGTTTTCTTCAAACCTAAACTTTTAACGAATAAGCATATGAGAATACAGACTGGACGGGGGACTATTCCTCTTATAACCTTGATTGCCATCTGGTCTATTTCGGCATTGACTTCTCTGCCGGGACTGGCTGTCTCACCTATATTGGGTGACCTTACAAAGATATTTCCGAAAGCTACGGATCTGGATATACAGATGTTGACTTCACTGCCATCGTTGCTTATTATACCTTTTATATTATTAGGCGGTAAGTTGGCGGAGAAAGTCGATTATGTCCGTGTCTTGAAAATAGGGCTCTGGCTGTTTGCTTCAAGCGGCATTTTATATCTGATTTCCAATAAAATGTGGCAACTAATCGTGGTAAGCGCTCTGCTTGGTATCGGTTCGGGACTTATTATTCCTTTATCTACCGGATTGGTTTCACGCTATTTCGTCGGAACTTACCGTGTGAAACAGTTCGGGCTAAGTTCTGCTATTACCAATTTCACATTGGTGATAGCTACTGCCGTGACGGGCTATCTAGCGGAAGTCAGTTGGCATCTGCCTTTTTTAGTTTATCTTCTTCCACTGATTTCTATCATGTTGGTCGGACATTTAAAGACAAACCAGCCGGAGGCGGAACCTGTTGCTGCCGGTAGCAGCAGTCCAATATCAGAACAATCAGCTATAGATGTCGGAACAGGCAAATATGGTATCCATGTAAAACACTTGTTGCAATTGATGCTTTTTTATGGAGTTATAACCTATATCGTATTGGCTGTCATCTTCAATTTACCTTTTCTGATGGAAAAACATCATTTCTCCAGTGGCAATTCGGGATTGATGATTTCACTATTTTTCTTGGCGATTATGGCTCCGGGATTTGGGTTGGATAAGATTGTGGGCGTGCTAAAAGAACGGACAAAGGCGTATAGTTTGCTATCCATGGCTTTAGGATTATTATTGATTTGGATAGCTCCGATAGAATGGCTCATTATTCCCGGATGTATTCTTGTCGGTTTGGGATACGGTGTCATTCAGCCTATGATTTATGATAAGACCACTCATATTGCATTGCCGCAAAAGACTACTTTGGCACTGGCATTTGTAATGATGATGAATTATCTCGCCATTCTGCTTTATCCCTTTATTGTCGACTTTTTCCAGTGGATATTTCACACTCAGTCTCAGGAATTTCCTTTTATATTCAATTTGCTGATTACTGTTGTGACGTTTTTCTGGGCTTACTTACGACGTGATGCCTTTTTGTTTAATGACCAATTAAAATAAAAAATGGAGAATAAGAAACTAGAGGCCAATCTGAGTATGGGCGTCTCGAAAATTTTTAGCGGTTTGAATATGAATGCCTTGAAGTTCCTGTTGCCTTTGTGGATGAGTCCGCTGACAGGGGCAACACTTCGTTGTACATTTGCAGCGGTTGCTTTTTGGGTAATCGGATGGTTTATGCCACCGGAGAAGTCATCGGCCAAGGACAAATGGTTACTCTTTTTGTTAGGGGCTTTCGGACTTTACGGCTTTATGTTTCTCTATCTGGCAGGGTTGAGTAAAACGACTCCTGTCTCCAGTTCCATATTCACCAGCCTTCAGCCTATCTGGGTATTTCTTATTATGATCTTCTTTTATAAAGAGAAGGCGACGGCCAAGAAGATAACCGGTATCTCTATCGGACTGGTCGGAGCATTAGTTTGTATTTTGACACAGCAAAGTGATGATTTGGCATCCGATGCTTTTATGGGAAATATGCTTTGTCTGATTAGTTCCGTCGTCTATGCCATTTATCTGATTTTAAGCCACCGTATCCTTTCTTCTATCGGGGCGATGACTATGTTGCGATATACATTTTCCGGTGCGGCGGTGTCCGCCATTATCGTTACGCTGATTACCGGTTTCGATGTTGCGATATTCTCCATGCCATTTCACTGGACACCTTTCCTTGTCCTGATGTTTGTGTTGATTTTCCCGACGACCATCAGTTATATGCTGCTTCCCGTCGGTTTGAAATATCTGAAGACAACAGTGGTGGCTATTTATGGGTATTTGATTCTGATTGTGGCGACTATTGCTTCTCTTATCCTGGGACAGGATCGTTTTAGTTGGACGCAGACGTTTGCTATCATTTTTATCTGTATCGGGGTGTATTTGGTTGAGGTAACCGAGAGCAAAGAGTGATAAAAGTTTCTCGTTTCAAAGCATGGAATAAAAAAAGAGCGCCCTTCACAGAACGCTCTTGCTTATTTCGTCATCATGTTTTATAGAGAGGAGTTGATTGCTTGTGCTATCGACTTGAATTCTTCATCCGACAATTTCAGCTTCGGATTTGAGAACAACATATCCGATTCTTTCTGGATAGGAATCAAATGAATGTGTGCATGAGGAACTTCCAGTCCGATAACTGCTTCGCCCACCTTCCGGCAAGGAAAAGCTTTTTCGATGGCACGGGCCACTTTCTTTGCAAATACATGCATTGCAGCCAGGTCTTCATCGCTCAAATCGAAAATATAGTCTACTTCCTGTTTGGGCACTACCAATGTATGTCCCTTTACCAACGGGTTGATATCGAGAAAAGCAAAAAACTTGTCGTTTTCCGCTACCTTGTAGCAGGGGATTTCGCCTGCGATGATTCTACTGAATATTGTTGCCATAACTTGTATTGATAAAATAAGGCAAGCCTCATACGAAGACCTGCCTTTCTGTTAAATCGATATGTTTACTACTTCCAATGCGATTTTACCCTGTGGAACGGTGATTTCTGCTACTTCACCTACCTTCTTGCCAAGCAGACCTTGTGCAATCGGGGTGTTAACGGAAATCTTTCCTTCTTTCAGGTTAGCTTCGCTTTCAGAAACGATGGTGTAAATCATTTTCATTCCATTCTTTACGTTCTTCAGCTCTACTTTATTTAAAATCTGTACGGAATCAGTTTTGAGTTTGGACTCATCAATGATTTTTGCATCTGCGATCACTGTTTTCAGTTTATTGATACGCATTTCCAACATTCCTTGTGCCTCTTTGGCTGCATCGTACTCTGCATTTTCCGACAAGTCTCCTTTATCTCTGGCTTCGGCTATTGCCGCAGAGATCTTCGGGCGTTCCACTGTTTCCAGTTCTTTTAGTTCCGCCATAAGTTTCTTGTAACCTTCTTCTGACATATAAGCCATGATGTTTTCCTCCTTTAATTGTTTTAAATGGTCATATAAACAAAAAAGAATTCCAACATGTGCCATGTTGGAACCCTCTTTTCATTATTTCTTTGCAAAGATAGCCTTTTAAGTGATACGTGTCAAGTGAAAAATGATGCTGTGTAACATATTTAAAAGAAATATGCTAAATTATAACAACTTAAAGTAATGACTTGACAGCTGCTTCCAAATCTTTGATATCTTCACCACGAAGTTTCAATTCGTTGTTGCGGTTAATCAAAAAGACAGATGGAACCTGACGTACATTATATACAGCTACGTTCGTAGAATATACTCCGTTTCCATCGCGTACGCATACCCATGGAAGGTTGTCTGCCGATGTTTTCCAGTAGTGTTCGTCCGCATCGAGGGATACCTGGTAGATTTCCAGTCCCTGTGAAGCGTACGCATTATATAGTTCGCGAAGCATCAGGTTGTGAGGAGCTCCGGCAGGCGACTGGAATACGGAGAAGTCGAGCAATACGACTTTGCCTTTCAGGTCGGTCAACTTGCGTACGTTTCCTTTCACGTCGCGCAGGGCGATGTCAATGATGCCGGTTTCTACAATTTTATCCTGGGGAATCTCCAATGCTTTTGCTTGCGGCTGGCGCGTATTCTTCATACCTTTGATTACAATATTATAAAGGTTTTTGGAACGTACGGCATTCGGAAATGAATTGTTGAGGCTCGTGGCAACGGCCGCGAAGCACTTCACGTCATCTTTATTGTTCAACGGGTCGAATATCAGGTAGTTGTTGAGCTTCTGGAATAAGGCAAAGTAAGCTGCCGCCGTGTTGGGAGCGGCGAAAATATAATTTACTTTTACGTCTTCCTTATAATTGTTGAGTAGTGTAGCCAGGCTGTCTTCAAAAACATCGTGCCCCATCTTGTTGCTGCGCAATGCAGCCAACAGGTCGTCTACCTCTTTCTGA
Coding sequences within it:
- a CDS encoding potassium channel family protein → MKSAFSDFIFGKKGIYGILHLIILVMSLFLVISISVDTFKGIPFYTQSSYMKTQLWICLWFLFDFVLEFFLSKHKGRYLRTHFIFLLVAIPYQNIIAYYGWTFSPEVTYLLRFIPLLRGGYALAIVVGWLTYNQASSLFVSYLTMLLATVYFSSLAFFVLEHKVNPLVNGYGDALWWAFMDVTTVGSNIIAMTTTGRVLSVLLAALGMMMFPIFTVYITNLIQQSNKRKKQYYEAEEQQKKTSVQKASAAEKPAVQDVQG
- the glsA gene encoding glutaminase A, encoding MDKKVTLAQLQEVVQEAYDQVKTNTGGKNADYIPYLANVNKNLFGISVCLLNGQTIHVGDTDYRFGIESVSKVHTAILALRQYGAKEMLEKIGADATGLPFNSIIAILLENDHPSTPLVNAGAISACSMVKPIGDSAQKWDAIVGNITDLCGSAPQLIDELYKSESDTNFNNRSIAWLLKNYNRIYDDPDMSLDLYTRQCSLGVTALQLSIAAGTIANSGVNPVTKKEVFDASLAPKITAMIAAVGFYEHTGDWMYTSGIPAKTGVGGGVMGILPGQFGIAAFAPPLDGSGNSVKAQLAIQYIMNKLGLNVFGRDHITITD
- a CDS encoding glutamate decarboxylase, translated to MEDLNFRKGDAKTDVFGSDKMLQPAPVEKIPDGPTTPEVAYQMVKDETFAQTQPRLNLATFVTTYMDEYATKLMNEAININYIDETEYPRIAVMNGKCINIVANLWNSPEKDTWKTGALAIGSSEACMLGGVAAWLRWRKKRQAQGKPFDKPNFVISTGFQVVWEKFAQLWQIEMREVPLTLDKTTLDPEEALKMCDENTICIVPIQGVTWTGLNDDVEALDKALDAYNAKTGYDIPIHVDAASGGFILPFLYPEKKWDFRLKWVLSISVSGHKFGLVYPGLGWVCWKGKEYLPEEMSFSVNYLGANITQVGLNFSRPAAQILGQYYQFIRLGFQGYKEVQYNSLMIAKYIHDEIAKMVPFVNYSEDVVNPLFIWYLKPEYAKSAKWTLYDLQDKLSQHGWMVPAYTLPSKLESYVVMRVVVRQGFSRDMADMLLGDINNAIAELEKLEYPTPTRMAQDKNLPVEAKMFNHGGRRHKTVK
- a CDS encoding MFS transporter, giving the protein MRIQTGRGTIPLITLIAIWSISALTSLPGLAVSPILGDLTKIFPKATDLDIQMLTSLPSLLIIPFILLGGKLAEKVDYVRVLKIGLWLFASSGILYLISNKMWQLIVVSALLGIGSGLIIPLSTGLVSRYFVGTYRVKQFGLSSAITNFTLVIATAVTGYLAEVSWHLPFLVYLLPLISIMLVGHLKTNQPEAEPVAAGSSSPISEQSAIDVGTGKYGIHVKHLLQLMLFYGVITYIVLAVIFNLPFLMEKHHFSSGNSGLMISLFFLAIMAPGFGLDKIVGVLKERTKAYSLLSMALGLLLIWIAPIEWLIIPGCILVGLGYGVIQPMIYDKTTHIALPQKTTLALAFVMMMNYLAILLYPFIVDFFQWIFHTQSQEFPFIFNLLITVVTFFWAYLRRDAFLFNDQLK
- a CDS encoding DMT family transporter: MENKKLEANLSMGVSKIFSGLNMNALKFLLPLWMSPLTGATLRCTFAAVAFWVIGWFMPPEKSSAKDKWLLFLLGAFGLYGFMFLYLAGLSKTTPVSSSIFTSLQPIWVFLIMIFFYKEKATAKKITGISIGLVGALVCILTQQSDDLASDAFMGNMLCLISSVVYAIYLILSHRILSSIGAMTMLRYTFSGAAVSAIIVTLITGFDVAIFSMPFHWTPFLVLMFVLIFPTTISYMLLPVGLKYLKTTVVAIYGYLILIVATIASLILGQDRFSWTQTFAIIFICIGVYLVEVTESKE
- a CDS encoding HIT family protein; this encodes MATIFSRIIAGEIPCYKVAENDKFFAFLDINPLVKGHTLVVPKQEVDYIFDLSDEDLAAMHVFAKKVARAIEKAFPCRKVGEAVIGLEVPHAHIHLIPIQKESDMLFSNPKLKLSDEEFKSIAQAINSSL
- the greA gene encoding transcription elongation factor GreA, whose translation is MAYMSEEGYKKLMAELKELETVERPKISAAIAEARDKGDLSENAEYDAAKEAQGMLEMRINKLKTVIADAKIIDESKLKTDSVQILNKVELKNVKNGMKMIYTIVSESEANLKEGKISVNTPIAQGLLGKKVGEVAEITVPQGKIALEVVNISI
- a CDS encoding DUF4369 domain-containing protein, yielding MKKVTFAALAALTITACSSGPKFQVNGDVSGADGKMLYLEASGLEGIVPLDSVKLKGEGTFSFKQPRPESPEFYRLRVDDKVINFSVDSIETIQIKAPYVDFSTTYTVEGSENSNKIKELTLKQIRLQKEVDDLLAALRSNKMGHDVFEDSLATLLNNYKEDVKVNYIFAAPNTAAAYFALFQKLNNYLIFDPLNNKDDVKCFAAVATSLNNSFPNAVRSKNLYNIVIKGMKNTRQPQAKALEIPQDKIVETGIIDIALRDVKGNVRKLTDLKGKVVLLDFSVFQSPAGAPHNLMLRELYNAYASQGLEIYQVSLDADEHYWKTSADNLPWVCVRDGNGVYSTNVAVYNVRQVPSVFLINRNNELKLRGEDIKDLEAAVKSLL